The following are from one region of the Hydrogenophaga sp. BPS33 genome:
- a CDS encoding LysR family transcriptional regulator gives MTGLLHRLTFQQLLYLQALVEERHVTRAAERMNIGQPAMSAALARMREVFRDVLLVKTSTGMEPTPRAIELVSRIREMTDLLEGRGFADGQFNPEESPTHWRIMSSDGISRVVLPELMAVAQREAPKMRFTVHPGDPRRLSEYLRDGDFDMALAFVRTPPSELRQMTLYPQRMVCIARQDHPEIQGELSLQQFTDADHARWGAPPVAHATMEVAVDEALEAMGAARRVALLVSSLTLLPGVVARSNLLAVVPEHLAQKSQETMPLQALPLPFRVPAVHVSMTWHERMHHDPGHKWLRDTLKGIGQALSARPV, from the coding sequence ATGACCGGGCTGCTGCACCGCCTCACGTTCCAACAGCTGCTGTACCTGCAGGCCCTGGTGGAAGAACGCCACGTCACGCGCGCGGCCGAGCGCATGAACATCGGGCAACCGGCGATGTCGGCCGCGCTGGCCCGCATGCGCGAGGTGTTTCGCGATGTGCTGCTGGTGAAGACGAGCACCGGCATGGAGCCCACGCCGAGGGCGATCGAGCTGGTCAGCCGCATCCGCGAAATGACCGACCTGCTGGAAGGCCGCGGCTTCGCCGACGGGCAGTTCAACCCCGAAGAGTCGCCCACGCACTGGCGCATCATGTCCTCGGACGGCATCTCGCGCGTGGTGTTGCCCGAGCTCATGGCAGTGGCCCAGCGCGAGGCGCCCAAGATGCGCTTCACGGTGCACCCGGGCGACCCGCGGCGCTTGTCCGAATACCTGCGCGACGGCGACTTCGACATGGCGCTGGCCTTCGTGCGCACACCGCCGTCCGAACTGCGGCAGATGACGCTGTATCCCCAGCGCATGGTGTGCATCGCACGGCAGGACCACCCCGAGATCCAGGGCGAGCTGAGCCTGCAGCAGTTCACCGACGCCGACCACGCGCGCTGGGGCGCGCCGCCAGTGGCGCACGCCACGATGGAGGTGGCGGTGGACGAAGCGCTGGAAGCCATGGGCGCGGCGCGACGCGTGGCGCTGCTGGTCTCCAGCCTCACCTTGCTGCCCGGCGTGGTGGCCCGCTCCAACCTGCTCGCGGTGGTGCCCGAGCACCTGGCGCAGAAGTCCCAGGAGACCATGCCGCTGCAGGCGCTGCCCCTGCCCTTTCGGGTGCCGGCCGTGCACGTGAGCATGACCTGGCACGAGCGCATGCACCACGACCCGGGCCACAAGTGGCTGCGCGACACGCTCAAGGGCATTGGCCAGGCGCTGTCGGCACGGCCGGTCTGA
- the hglS gene encoding 2-oxoadipate dioxygenase/decarboxylase HglS yields the protein MSHMHPDDIRTLFSRAMSDLYRAEVPQYGALCDLVAQVNEAELVHNPQLAQRLRRQGQLDRLDVERHGAIRLGTAQELATIRRLFALMGMRPVGYYDLSAAGAPVHATAFRPVGDAALDHNPFRVFTSLLRLDLVADEALRQRAQAILSRRRIFTPRCLALLAQAEGDGGLSAADAREFVAELIHTFQWHHEATVDLASYRGLRATHALVADIVCFKGPHINHLTPRTLNIDEVQARMPGADLLAKDSIEGPPRRAFPLLLRQTSFLALEEPIRFVGESGLDTHTARFGEVEQRGCALTRKGRALYDQLLAQAQAKAGGARVPRAVLEQAFAAFPDDAQALFQQELAFFRFQVDAARLAQAAPPEGADVQQLVAGGWLGLSPITYEDFLPVSAAGIFRSNLGEEVRGGYGSQGHQAAFEEALGAPVVDGFALYEAAQASSLAACERILRATCAVGSVG from the coding sequence ATGAGCCACATGCATCCGGACGACATCCGCACGCTGTTCTCGCGCGCCATGTCGGACCTTTACCGCGCGGAAGTGCCGCAGTACGGCGCCTTGTGCGACCTGGTCGCGCAGGTCAACGAGGCCGAGCTGGTCCACAACCCCCAGTTGGCCCAGCGCCTGCGCCGTCAGGGCCAGCTCGACAGGCTCGACGTCGAGCGGCACGGTGCGATCCGCCTGGGCACGGCGCAGGAGCTGGCCACCATCCGGCGCCTGTTCGCGCTGATGGGCATGCGGCCCGTGGGCTATTACGACCTGAGCGCGGCCGGTGCGCCGGTGCATGCCACGGCGTTCCGTCCGGTCGGCGACGCGGCGCTGGACCACAACCCGTTTCGCGTGTTCACCTCGCTGCTGCGGCTCGATCTCGTTGCCGACGAAGCCCTGCGCCAGCGCGCCCAGGCGATCCTGTCGCGCCGGCGCATCTTCACGCCGCGCTGCCTGGCCTTGCTGGCACAGGCCGAGGGCGATGGCGGCTTGAGCGCGGCCGATGCGCGCGAATTCGTGGCCGAGCTGATCCACACCTTCCAGTGGCACCACGAAGCCACGGTGGACCTGGCCAGCTACCGCGGGCTGCGCGCCACGCATGCGTTGGTGGCGGACATCGTGTGCTTCAAGGGACCGCACATCAACCACCTGACCCCGCGCACGCTCAACATCGACGAGGTGCAGGCGCGCATGCCCGGCGCGGACCTCTTGGCCAAGGACAGCATCGAAGGCCCGCCACGCCGCGCCTTTCCGTTGCTGTTGCGCCAGACCAGTTTTCTCGCGCTCGAAGAACCCATCCGTTTCGTTGGCGAAAGCGGCCTGGACACGCACACCGCGCGCTTTGGCGAAGTGGAGCAACGCGGCTGCGCGCTCACCCGCAAGGGCCGGGCGCTGTACGACCAGCTGCTCGCGCAGGCCCAGGCCAAGGCCGGCGGCGCGCGTGTGCCGCGCGCGGTGCTCGAACAGGCCTTCGCCGCCTTCCCCGACGATGCGCAGGCGCTGTTCCAGCAGGAGCTCGCCTTCTTCCGCTTCCAGGTCGACGCAGCCCGTCTCGCGCAGGCCGCGCCACCCGAAGGCGCCGACGTGCAGCAACTGGTGGCCGGTGGCTGGCTCGGCCTGAGCCCGATCACCTACGAAGACTTTCTGCCGGTCAGCGCGGCCGGCATCTTCCGCTCCAACCTCGGCGAGGAGGTGCGCGGGGGCTACGGCAGCCAGGGCCACCAGGCGGCCTTCGAAGAAGCACTGGGCGCCCCCGTGGTGGATGGGTTCGCGTTGTACGAGGCCGCGCAAGCGTCTTCGCTGGCGGCCTGCGAGCGCATCTTGCGCGCCACCTGCGCCGTGGGCAGCGTGGGATGA
- a CDS encoding PaaI family thioesterase yields MNAEDTVRDQLLADGWNLFPDAGFIETAGPFFHRLQDGQPGLCFPVLDKHENRNGMLQGGALMTFVDRALGFTARHQTQTLATTTVTLTLQFVDGVKLGETVHVMPTMTRATKQLVFMSGVFMVGERTVCVANGIWKKIVAQPKW; encoded by the coding sequence ATGAACGCCGAAGACACCGTGCGAGACCAACTGCTCGCCGACGGTTGGAACCTGTTTCCCGACGCCGGCTTCATCGAAACCGCCGGCCCCTTCTTCCACCGCCTCCAGGACGGCCAGCCCGGCCTGTGTTTCCCCGTGCTCGACAAGCACGAGAACCGCAACGGCATGCTGCAAGGCGGCGCGCTGATGACCTTCGTCGACCGTGCGCTCGGTTTCACCGCGCGCCACCAGACGCAGACGCTCGCCACCACCACCGTCACGCTCACGCTGCAATTCGTGGATGGCGTGAAGCTGGGCGAAACGGTTCACGTCATGCCCACCATGACGCGCGCCACCAAGCAGCTGGTGTTCATGAGCGGCGTGTTCATGGTGGGCGAGCGCACGGTGTGCGTGGCCAACGGCATCTGGAAGAAGATCGTCGCGCAGCCGAAGTGGTAG
- a CDS encoding cupin domain-containing protein — MTTSTAPAGALTLEQMNRQLAAFPGYRVAAQAPAAAHRDAVLRLFGGPLTPLMAATDAQGRFAQAALNCPPTACTGKLELAPGAQTQAWRNPDAIECVFCVEGSVQLRYGRQLEHSLTLGRFDMVAVPANLRHQIANAGADTARTVNVLSVAPGGHFDAVFDTALAAQVPADAALALGVRFDAEAGDVADPAVVQGRVTRFETLVPYKKDLNRTSGLPPEATEALSAGNVFPLIVPEGHVGRSRTAPMYGHQGLYISIAECRAGTDGPPPHAHSDTQESFYVLDGTFDMCTGFHNETTVKVQPNDLIAMPNKVMRTFCNTTGRPARLLVIIQGPDRMSDTVSFSREIGQDFAKRFGEETIEAYSKIRMTFDAEERVGI, encoded by the coding sequence ATGACGACCTCGACCGCGCCGGCTGGCGCACTGACCCTCGAACAGATGAACCGCCAACTGGCGGCCTTCCCCGGCTACCGCGTGGCGGCGCAAGCGCCCGCCGCCGCCCACCGCGACGCCGTGCTGCGCCTCTTCGGTGGCCCGCTCACGCCGCTGATGGCCGCCACCGATGCGCAGGGCCGCTTTGCCCAGGCCGCGCTCAACTGCCCGCCCACCGCCTGCACCGGCAAGCTCGAACTGGCCCCGGGCGCGCAGACCCAGGCCTGGCGCAATCCCGATGCCATCGAGTGCGTGTTCTGCGTCGAGGGCAGCGTGCAGCTGCGCTATGGGCGGCAGCTCGAACACAGCCTGACCCTGGGCCGTTTCGACATGGTGGCCGTGCCCGCCAACCTGCGCCACCAGATCGCCAACGCCGGCGCGGACACCGCGCGCACGGTGAACGTGCTCAGCGTCGCGCCCGGCGGCCATTTCGACGCCGTGTTCGACACCGCGCTGGCCGCGCAAGTGCCCGCCGACGCGGCCCTCGCGCTGGGCGTGCGCTTCGACGCAGAGGCCGGCGACGTGGCCGACCCCGCCGTGGTGCAAGGCCGGGTGACGCGCTTCGAAACCCTCGTGCCCTACAAGAAAGACCTCAACCGCACCAGCGGCCTGCCGCCCGAGGCCACCGAAGCCCTGTCCGCCGGCAACGTGTTTCCGCTGATCGTGCCCGAGGGGCACGTCGGCCGCTCGCGCACCGCGCCGATGTACGGCCACCAGGGGCTCTACATCTCCATCGCCGAATGCCGCGCCGGCACCGACGGCCCGCCACCGCACGCGCACTCCGACACGCAGGAGTCGTTCTACGTGCTCGACGGCACCTTCGACATGTGCACCGGCTTCCACAACGAAACCACCGTGAAGGTGCAGCCCAACGACCTGATCGCCATGCCCAACAAGGTCATGCGCACCTTCTGCAACACCACCGGCCGGCCCGCGCGCCTGCTGGTGATCATTCAGGGCCCCGACCGCATGAGCGACACCGTGTCGTTCTCGCGCGAGATCGGCCAGGACTTCGCCAAGCGCTTCGGCGAGGAAACCATCGAAGCCTATTCCAAGATCCGCATGACCTTCGATGCGGAAGAACGCGTCGGCATCTGA
- a CDS encoding FAD-linked oxidase C-terminal domain-containing protein, whose protein sequence is MFAETPPYAVLVEVSSAIAPGLGLDLQAMLMAWLKQRMEQHGGVLDAIVDKPEQLWRIRHAVSESVQSLGRLVAFDVAVPRSAFAPLREEAVRLIDAMLPGARLCDFGHLGDGGVHLNLTVPDETRAQQVEALRDAVYEAVVLRFGGSFSAEHGVGPYNQRFYDAYTEAPLRGVCDALQRALDPGRQLGHVRLGLSA, encoded by the coding sequence ATGTTCGCCGAAACACCGCCGTATGCCGTGCTGGTGGAAGTGTCCAGCGCCATCGCGCCTGGCCTGGGGCTGGACCTGCAGGCCATGCTGATGGCCTGGCTGAAGCAGCGCATGGAGCAGCACGGCGGCGTGCTCGATGCCATCGTCGACAAGCCCGAGCAGCTCTGGCGCATCCGGCATGCCGTGAGCGAGTCGGTGCAGTCGCTCGGGCGCCTCGTGGCGTTCGACGTGGCCGTGCCGCGTTCGGCCTTCGCGCCGTTGCGCGAAGAAGCCGTGCGCTTGATCGACGCGATGTTGCCCGGCGCGCGGCTGTGCGATTTCGGCCACCTGGGTGATGGCGGCGTGCACCTGAACCTGACGGTGCCCGACGAGACCCGCGCGCAGCAGGTGGAAGCACTGCGCGACGCGGTCTACGAAGCGGTGGTGCTGCGCTTTGGAGGCAGCTTCAGCGCCGAGCACGGTGTGGGGCCGTACAACCAGCGCTTCTACGACGCCTACACCGAGGCGCCCTTGCGCGGCGTGTGCGATGCCTTGCAGCGTGCGCTGGACCCGGGCCGGCAGTTGGGCCACGTGCGGCTGGGGCTGAGCGCCTGA
- a CDS encoding LysR family transcriptional regulator, with amino-acid sequence MNVSLRQLRVFQAVAAQGSFTRAGEQIGLSQPAVSRCVTELEQQLDLKLLDRTTREVVLTEVGRGLAVGLERVLEDLDAVLQDVRGQATQRQGRVRVASSPTLSANLLPECIARCRHEHPGLELLLLDRIQHDALASVLSGEVDFGVLIDPERRDGLHVEDILSEPFCLVCPPAHRLARRRHAKWADLAGEPLVLLDHASGSRRLIDNALQQHGVQAVLAQEVGHVTTIFRMLEAGLGISVVPLLALPPRGLQSLAMCPLLPRVDRSIALVRRANRTLSPVAEVAWRLVRSVAGARGGAR; translated from the coding sequence ATGAATGTCAGCTTGCGCCAATTGCGCGTGTTCCAGGCCGTGGCCGCGCAGGGCAGCTTCACCCGCGCGGGTGAGCAGATCGGCCTGTCTCAACCTGCCGTGAGCCGGTGCGTGACCGAGCTGGAGCAGCAGCTCGACCTCAAACTGCTGGACCGCACCACGCGCGAAGTGGTGTTGACCGAGGTGGGGCGCGGGCTGGCCGTGGGGCTGGAGCGCGTGCTGGAAGACCTGGACGCCGTGCTGCAGGACGTGCGTGGCCAAGCCACGCAGCGCCAGGGCCGGGTTCGCGTGGCCAGCAGCCCGACGCTCTCGGCCAACCTGTTGCCCGAGTGCATCGCGCGCTGCCGGCACGAACACCCGGGGCTGGAGCTGCTGCTGCTCGACCGCATCCAGCACGACGCGCTGGCCAGCGTGTTGTCGGGCGAGGTGGACTTCGGCGTGCTGATCGACCCGGAGCGCCGCGACGGCCTTCACGTGGAAGACATCTTGAGCGAGCCCTTCTGCCTGGTGTGCCCGCCCGCGCACCGGCTGGCGCGGCGGCGCCATGCGAAATGGGCGGACCTCGCGGGCGAGCCGCTGGTGCTGCTGGACCATGCCTCGGGCAGCCGGCGGCTGATCGACAACGCCTTGCAGCAGCACGGCGTGCAGGCTGTGCTGGCACAGGAAGTGGGACACGTCACCACGATCTTTCGCATGCTCGAGGCCGGGCTGGGCATTTCGGTGGTGCCGCTGCTGGCCTTGCCGCCCAGAGGCCTGCAGTCACTGGCGATGTGCCCGCTGCTCCCGCGCGTGGACCGCAGCATCGCCCTGGTGCGGCGCGCGAACCGCACGCTGTCGCCGGTGGCGGAAGTGGCTTGGCGGTTGGTGCGCTCTGTGGCCGGGGCGCGAGGTGGCGCGCGGTGA
- a CDS encoding SMP-30/gluconolactonase/LRE family protein: protein MTAVVNIEAVNAPQTVLGEGPMWSVAEGVLYWIDIVGKRLLRLRPETGQVDVRELPFAPSAVIPRAQGGLLLITKKGMATLRFDEPALQSLDVPLVDFTKEVFNDAKCDALGRLWIGTRDLHVSGPQGHLFRMDPDFSMHLQGSGYVVSNGIAFSADGRTVLHVDSRPGRIDAHDFDLASGTLANRRVWRDYVAHQAKDIPDGCTVDREGGLWVAEVGDWHIRRYTPDGQPDREIRLPVQRPTSVMFGGPDLATLYVTSMRFHLTEEQLAQQPLAGSLLQLDVGVRGRPEPAFAG from the coding sequence ATGACCGCCGTGGTGAACATCGAAGCGGTGAACGCGCCGCAAACCGTGCTGGGCGAAGGCCCCATGTGGTCGGTGGCCGAAGGCGTGCTGTACTGGATCGACATCGTCGGCAAACGCCTCCTGCGCCTGCGCCCCGAGACGGGCCAGGTCGATGTGCGCGAACTGCCCTTCGCGCCCAGCGCCGTGATCCCGCGCGCGCAGGGCGGCCTGCTGCTGATCACGAAAAAAGGCATGGCCACGCTGCGCTTCGACGAACCGGCGCTGCAATCCCTCGACGTGCCCTTGGTGGACTTCACGAAGGAAGTCTTCAACGACGCCAAGTGCGACGCCCTGGGCCGCCTGTGGATCGGCACGCGCGACCTGCACGTGAGCGGACCACAAGGCCACCTCTTTCGCATGGACCCGGACTTTTCGATGCACCTGCAGGGCAGCGGCTACGTGGTATCCAACGGCATCGCCTTCAGCGCCGACGGGCGCACGGTGCTGCACGTGGATTCGCGCCCCGGTCGCATCGATGCGCACGACTTCGACCTGGCCAGCGGCACCCTCGCCAACCGCCGCGTGTGGCGCGACTACGTGGCGCACCAGGCCAAGGACATCCCCGATGGCTGCACCGTCGATCGCGAAGGCGGCCTGTGGGTGGCCGAGGTCGGCGACTGGCACATCCGCCGCTACACGCCCGACGGCCAGCCCGACCGCGAGATCCGCCTGCCCGTGCAACGGCCCACCAGCGTGATGTTCGGCGGCCCCGATCTGGCCACGCTGTACGTCACCTCGATGCGCTTTCACCTCACCGAGGAGCAGCTCGCGCAGCAGCCCTTGGCCGGCTCGTTGTTGCAGCTCGACGTGGGCGTGCGCGGCCGACCCGAACCCGCTTTTGCAGGATGA
- a CDS encoding Bug family tripartite tricarboxylate transporter substrate binding protein — MNRRHLLATALLCGGAAALPHAAFAQDKYPSRPIRLIVPAAAGGSTDMGARIVAKLMGEALAQPVVVENKGGGGGRIGPAEVARAPADGYTLLYGNNIGQALLPAVVQGLGYDPLKNFAPVGGAFWYSTVIVCNPKAPFDDLKGLIEHAKKNPGKLNVATAGPGSGNHFSSELLGSMAGVKFSHVPYKGNAPATQDVVAGFADCIHIGEAKPYLDTHRLKAIATTGLKRDPRFPQLQTVDELGLKGFDATWWQGVFAPAGTPRNVMDALSAAMRKAIENPSVKASMFDAGFVPEFMTPTEVNARIKSDMSKFQKIAADAKIHID; from the coding sequence ATGAACCGTCGACACCTGCTGGCCACCGCACTGCTGTGCGGCGGCGCCGCCGCGCTGCCCCACGCCGCCTTCGCACAGGACAAATACCCTTCGCGCCCGATCCGCCTGATCGTGCCGGCCGCCGCCGGTGGCAGCACCGACATGGGCGCGCGCATCGTCGCCAAGCTCATGGGCGAAGCGCTGGCGCAGCCGGTGGTGGTGGAGAACAAGGGCGGTGGTGGCGGGCGCATCGGCCCTGCCGAAGTGGCGCGCGCGCCGGCCGATGGCTACACGCTGCTCTACGGCAACAACATCGGCCAGGCCCTGCTGCCTGCGGTGGTGCAGGGCCTGGGCTACGACCCCTTGAAGAACTTCGCGCCGGTGGGCGGCGCGTTCTGGTATTCCACCGTGATCGTCTGCAACCCCAAGGCGCCGTTCGACGACCTCAAGGGTTTGATCGAGCACGCGAAGAAGAACCCCGGCAAGCTCAATGTGGCCACCGCCGGCCCGGGCAGCGGCAACCACTTCAGCAGCGAACTCCTGGGAAGCATGGCCGGGGTCAAGTTCTCGCATGTGCCGTACAAGGGCAACGCACCGGCCACGCAAGACGTGGTGGCGGGCTTTGCCGACTGCATCCACATCGGCGAAGCCAAGCCTTACCTCGACACCCACCGCCTCAAAGCCATTGCCACCACCGGCCTCAAGCGCGACCCGCGCTTCCCGCAGCTGCAGACGGTGGACGAACTCGGCCTCAAAGGCTTCGACGCGACGTGGTGGCAAGGCGTCTTCGCACCCGCCGGCACGCCCAGGAACGTGATGGACGCGCTCTCGGCCGCGATGCGCAAGGCGATCGAGAACCCGAGCGTGAAAGCGTCCATGTTCGACGCCGGCTTCGTGCCCGAATTCATGACGCCCACCGAAGTCAACGCGCGCATCAAGAGCGACATGAGCAAGTTCCAGAAGATCGCGGCCGACGCCAAGATCCACATCGACTGA
- a CDS encoding bile acid:sodium symporter family protein: protein MARSRLLPDNFTLYLVTTVVLASLFPAQGLAADVLSVATKVVVSLLFFLHGAKLSRQAIWAGIAHWRLQLLVVLCTFALFPLIGWALSPVLRPLVTPELYMGVLYLCALPATVQSAIAFTSMARGNMPASVCSASASTLLGVVLTPLVLGLLLTQGTALGDPVDAMGRISLQLLLPFVVGHLMRPWIAGFLQRRASIMKVVDQGSILMVVYAAFSHAVMAGLWTQLPPVALLGLVAVCAVILALVLTVTVWGSRALGFSKEDEIAIVFAGSTKSLIAGVPMANVLFSTSVAGAIVLPLMVFHQMQLMVCAVMAQRYARRAQGESVACAESGATTALKR, encoded by the coding sequence ATGGCCCGCTCCCGTCTGCTGCCCGACAACTTCACGCTCTACCTGGTCACCACCGTCGTGCTGGCCAGCCTGTTTCCGGCCCAGGGCCTGGCGGCCGACGTGCTGAGCGTGGCCACCAAGGTGGTCGTGAGTCTGCTGTTCTTCCTGCACGGCGCGAAGCTTTCGCGGCAAGCGATCTGGGCCGGCATTGCGCATTGGCGGCTGCAGTTGCTGGTGGTGCTCTGTACCTTCGCGCTGTTTCCCCTGATCGGCTGGGCGCTCTCGCCGGTGCTGCGGCCGTTGGTCACGCCCGAGCTCTACATGGGTGTGCTCTACCTGTGCGCCCTGCCGGCCACGGTGCAGTCGGCCATCGCCTTCACCTCGATGGCGCGCGGCAACATGCCTGCCTCGGTCTGCAGCGCCTCGGCCTCTACCTTGCTGGGCGTGGTGCTCACGCCGCTGGTGCTGGGCTTGCTGCTCACGCAAGGCACGGCGCTGGGTGACCCCGTGGACGCCATGGGGCGCATCAGCCTGCAATTGCTGCTGCCCTTCGTCGTCGGCCATTTGATGCGGCCGTGGATCGCAGGCTTCCTGCAGCGCCGCGCGTCCATCATGAAGGTGGTGGACCAGGGCTCGATCCTGATGGTGGTGTACGCCGCTTTCAGCCACGCGGTGATGGCGGGCCTGTGGACGCAATTGCCACCGGTGGCGCTGCTCGGCCTGGTGGCCGTGTGCGCCGTGATCCTGGCGCTGGTGCTCACGGTCACGGTGTGGGGCAGCCGTGCGCTGGGGTTCTCCAAGGAAGACGAGATCGCCATCGTCTTCGCCGGCTCCACCAAGAGCCTGATCGCCGGCGTGCCCATGGCCAACGTGTTGTTCAGCACTTCGGTGGCCGGCGCCATCGTGCTGCCGCTGATGGTGTTCCACCAGATGCAGCTGATGGTGTGTGCGGTGATGGCGCAGCGTTATGCGCGGCGGGCGCAGGGTGAGAGCGTGGCCTGCGCCGAATCCGGGGCGACCACGGCGCTCAAACGCTGA
- a CDS encoding Zn-ribbon domain-containing OB-fold protein, which produces MNTLEYKKPLPPITEQSRPFWQATRERRLQLPRCDHCGTFHTYFEPWCSQCGGEGVHWETLSGRGRIWANCRFHKHYFPGFDGPYNVAMVELEEGPRIMTNIVGTAHGTLDEIPIGMAVQAVFEDVNDTVTLVKFQPVEAPQP; this is translated from the coding sequence ATGAACACCCTTGAGTACAAGAAGCCGCTGCCACCGATCACCGAACAGAGCCGCCCGTTCTGGCAAGCCACGCGCGAGCGCCGCTTGCAGTTGCCACGCTGCGACCACTGCGGCACCTTCCACACCTACTTCGAACCCTGGTGCAGCCAATGCGGTGGCGAAGGCGTGCATTGGGAAACGCTCAGCGGGCGCGGCCGCATTTGGGCCAACTGCCGCTTCCACAAGCACTACTTCCCCGGCTTCGACGGCCCCTACAACGTGGCCATGGTCGAGCTGGAGGAAGGGCCACGCATCATGACCAACATCGTCGGCACGGCCCACGGCACGCTCGACGAAATACCGATCGGCATGGCCGTGCAGGCGGTGTTCGAGGACGTGAACGACACCGTCACCCTGGTCAAGTTCCAACCCGTGGAGGCACCACAGCCATGA
- a CDS encoding FAD-binding oxidoreductase translates to MLRPATLAQLAGVVRELVDSGAHFVTQGAATGLDWAQLLRGSFGALGIVARATVKLHPIPRQSATALVALDSVETAVDMVCALEHSMGECSPKHRRMPCWWKCPAPSRLAWGWTCRPC, encoded by the coding sequence GTGCTGCGGCCGGCCACGCTGGCGCAACTGGCGGGCGTGGTGCGCGAGCTGGTCGACAGCGGCGCGCACTTCGTGACCCAGGGCGCCGCCACCGGCCTGGACTGGGCGCAACTGCTGCGCGGCAGCTTCGGCGCGTTGGGCATCGTCGCGCGCGCCACGGTGAAGCTGCACCCGATTCCGCGGCAGAGCGCCACCGCGCTGGTGGCGCTCGACTCGGTTGAGACTGCCGTCGACATGGTCTGTGCGCTGGAGCACAGCATGGGCGAATGTTCGCCGAAACACCGCCGTATGCCGTGCTGGTGGAAGTGTCCAGCGCCATCGCGCCTGGCCTGGGGCTGGACCTGCAGGCCATGCTGA